In one Salipiger abyssi genomic region, the following are encoded:
- a CDS encoding N-acetylmuramoyl-L-alanine amidase, whose amino-acid sequence MGPRAVPRGARRLTPLWHPSDNFGPRRLGVRADMVVLHYTAMEGAEAARDWLCAAESSVSAHYVIGRHGTCWQLVREDMRAWHAGLGAWGSVAEVNSRSIGIEIANTGAEPFPEPQMATLESLLAGILARWNIPPERVIGHSDLALGRKIDPGPRFDWARLARRGLAIHPSPATPGDFHAEARRAGYVFDDTQHATLLAAFRDRFRPGARGPLCDADRALMAGLAARWPAD is encoded by the coding sequence ATGGGACCCCGCGCCGTTCCGCGCGGCGCGCGGCGGCTGACACCGCTCTGGCACCCGAGCGACAATTTCGGCCCGCGCCGGCTTGGCGTGCGGGCCGATATGGTGGTGCTGCACTACACCGCGATGGAGGGCGCCGAGGCCGCGCGCGACTGGCTCTGCGCCGCTGAATCGAGTGTCTCCGCCCATTACGTGATCGGCCGCCACGGCACCTGCTGGCAGCTTGTGCGCGAGGACATGCGCGCCTGGCACGCCGGGCTCGGCGCCTGGGGCAGCGTCGCGGAGGTCAATTCGCGCTCCATCGGCATCGAGATCGCCAATACCGGCGCCGAGCCCTTTCCCGAACCGCAGATGGCCACGCTGGAATCCCTGCTCGCCGGCATCCTCGCCCGCTGGAATATCCCGCCGGAGCGGGTGATCGGTCATTCCGACCTGGCGCTGGGGCGCAAGATCGACCCCGGCCCGCGCTTCGACTGGGCGCGGCTGGCGCGGCGCGGGCTGGCGATCCATCCCTCGCCCGCGACACCCGGCGATTTCCACGCCGAGGCCCGCCGCGCCGGTTATGTCTTCGACGACACCCAGCACGCGACCCTGCTCGCCGCCTTCCGCGACCGCTTCCGCCCCGGCGCCAGGGGCCCGCTCTGCGATGCCGACCGCGCGCTCATGGCCGGTCTCGCGGCGCGCTGGCCCGCAGACTGA